The following coding sequences lie in one Amycolatopsis cihanbeyliensis genomic window:
- a CDS encoding choice-of-anchor P family protein codes for MSLVSRFSRSATVAVAVTALLAVSAGSAVADDCPNYETGAYAGFASFHDINLGPLASTHWPNGPTHSSAAGNTHHDLVIVGAFESESDHDHETKLSWSKTSAAKVGVDLFHILPELPTPDIFSLTVDAFSAKCVADDEGIAGESSIAGSDIKLTVLGKEYRLPVSTEPNFRISIPGVASLTLNKQWWDDNGAFNVQALDFRADPLLETLIGGHIRLSLAHVACGEHVTLDPQAEIGHGADRQAPTGREVVVAA; via the coding sequence ATGTCACTCGTGTCCAGATTTTCCCGCTCGGCTACGGTCGCCGTCGCGGTGACCGCGCTGCTGGCCGTCTCGGCCGGTTCGGCGGTTGCCGACGACTGCCCGAACTACGAGACGGGCGCGTACGCCGGTTTCGCCTCCTTCCACGACATCAACCTCGGCCCGCTGGCCTCGACGCACTGGCCGAACGGCCCCACGCACAGCTCCGCAGCCGGAAACACCCACCACGACCTCGTGATCGTGGGAGCATTCGAGTCGGAGTCCGATCACGACCACGAGACCAAGCTGTCCTGGTCCAAGACCTCGGCCGCCAAGGTCGGTGTCGATCTCTTCCACATCCTGCCCGAACTGCCCACCCCGGACATCTTCAGCCTCACCGTGGACGCGTTCTCCGCGAAATGCGTCGCCGATGACGAGGGAATCGCGGGCGAGAGCTCGATCGCCGGCAGCGACATCAAGCTCACTGTCCTCGGGAAGGAGTACCGCCTTCCGGTCTCCACCGAACCGAACTTCCGGATCAGCATTCCCGGCGTCGCCAGCCTCACCCTGAACAAGCAATGGTGGGACGACAACGGCGCGTTCAACGTCCAGGCGCTGGACTTCCGCGCCGACCCGCTGCTGGAGACGCTGATCGGCGGGCACATCCGGCTGAGCCTGGCGCACGTGGCCTGCGGCGAGCACGTCACCCTCGATCCGCAGGCCGAGATCGGGCACGGTGCGGACCGCCAGGCCCCGACCGGCCGGGAGGTCGTCGTCGCCGCCTGA
- a CDS encoding DUF397 domain-containing protein, whose amino-acid sequence MHPAVDRAHREGGGTRGNNPLSWRSSSHSTANGGDCVEVGWREHRTGVRDFKSPTPAPSGSPPPAWHAFLSTLR is encoded by the coding sequence GTGCACCCGGCAGTCGATCGAGCTCATCGAGAAGGTGGCGGAACAAGGGGCAACAACCCCCTGAGCTGGCGCAGTTCCTCCCACAGCACCGCCAACGGCGGCGACTGCGTCGAGGTCGGCTGGCGGGAACACCGCACCGGAGTGCGCGACTTCAAGTCCCCGACACCGGCACCCTCTGGTTCCCCACCCCCCGCTTGGCACGCCTTCCTCAGCACCCTGCGCTGA
- a CDS encoding acyl-CoA carboxylase subunit epsilon, translating into MSESEGAPMLRVVRGNPDDVELAALTAVLAAATSSEGSPGSERKERRSRWADPAASMHRLPHPGPGAWRASAFPR; encoded by the coding sequence ATGAGTGAGTCCGAGGGCGCCCCGATGCTGCGGGTGGTGCGCGGCAATCCCGACGACGTCGAGCTCGCCGCGCTCACCGCCGTACTGGCCGCGGCGACCTCTTCCGAAGGTTCCCCGGGTTCGGAGCGGAAGGAACGCCGGTCCCGCTGGGCCGACCCCGCCGCGAGCATGCACCGCCTGCCGCATCCCGGCCCGGGCGCATGGCGTGCCTCCGCCTTCCCTCGCTGA
- a CDS encoding acyl-CoA carboxylase subunit beta — protein MSSATEPIGPPPEGEPDIHTTAGKLADLYLRYSEAVHAGSTRAVERQHAKGKQTARERIDLLLDPGSFVELDELARHRSTNFGQEANRPYGDGVVTGYGTVDGRPVCVFSQDVTVFGGSLGEVYGEKIVKVMDLAIKTGRPIVGINEGGGARIQEGVVSLGLYGEIFRRNTQASGVVPQISLIMGANAGGHVYSPALTDFVVMVDQTSHMFITGPDVIKTVTGEEVTFEDLGGGRTHNSKSGNAHYLGSDEEDAISYVRELLSFLPPNNLTEPPVFTAPEPSGESVADGVTDADRELDTLIPDSPNQPYDMHDVITRVVDEGEFLEVHELFAPNVLVGFGRVDGQSVGVVANQPTQFAGCLDIDAAEKAARFVRTCDAFNVPVLTFVDVPGFLPGTDQEWNGIIRRGAKLIYAYAEATVPLVTVITRKAYGGAYDVMGSKHLGADFNVAWPTAQIAVMGAQGAANIVHRKTLAGAAEEGEDVEALRERLIQEYEDALCNPYVAAERGYVDTVIPPAHTRGYVARALRLLRDKRETAPPKKHGNIPL, from the coding sequence ATGAGCAGTGCAACGGAGCCGATCGGGCCACCGCCGGAGGGTGAACCGGACATTCACACCACCGCGGGCAAGCTGGCCGACCTGTACCTGCGGTACTCCGAGGCGGTGCACGCCGGCTCGACCAGGGCCGTCGAGCGGCAGCACGCGAAGGGCAAGCAGACCGCTCGGGAACGGATCGACCTCCTGCTCGACCCCGGCTCCTTCGTCGAGCTGGACGAACTGGCCCGGCACCGCTCGACCAACTTCGGCCAGGAGGCCAACCGGCCCTACGGCGACGGCGTGGTCACCGGCTACGGCACCGTGGACGGTCGCCCGGTGTGCGTGTTCAGCCAGGACGTGACCGTGTTCGGCGGCTCGCTGGGCGAGGTGTACGGCGAGAAGATCGTCAAGGTGATGGACCTGGCGATCAAGACCGGGCGGCCGATCGTCGGGATCAACGAGGGCGGCGGCGCGCGCATCCAGGAGGGCGTGGTCTCACTCGGGCTGTACGGCGAGATCTTCCGGCGCAACACCCAGGCATCCGGGGTGGTCCCGCAGATCTCGCTGATCATGGGCGCGAACGCGGGCGGGCACGTGTACTCCCCCGCACTGACCGACTTCGTGGTGATGGTCGACCAGACCTCGCACATGTTCATCACCGGCCCGGACGTGATCAAGACGGTGACCGGCGAGGAGGTCACCTTCGAGGACCTCGGCGGCGGCCGCACGCACAACAGCAAGTCCGGCAACGCGCACTACCTCGGCTCGGACGAGGAGGACGCCATCTCCTACGTCAGGGAACTGCTGTCCTTCCTGCCCCCGAACAACCTCACCGAGCCGCCGGTGTTCACCGCGCCCGAACCCTCCGGGGAGTCGGTGGCCGACGGGGTGACCGACGCCGACCGCGAGCTGGACACCCTGATCCCGGACTCGCCCAACCAGCCCTACGACATGCACGACGTGATCACCAGGGTGGTGGACGAGGGCGAGTTCCTCGAGGTGCACGAACTGTTCGCGCCGAACGTGCTGGTCGGCTTCGGCCGGGTGGACGGGCAGAGCGTCGGCGTCGTGGCCAACCAGCCCACCCAGTTCGCGGGCTGCCTGGACATCGACGCCGCCGAGAAGGCCGCCCGGTTCGTGCGCACCTGCGACGCGTTCAACGTGCCGGTGCTGACCTTCGTGGACGTGCCCGGTTTCCTGCCCGGCACCGACCAGGAGTGGAACGGCATCATCCGGCGCGGCGCGAAGCTGATCTACGCCTACGCCGAGGCGACCGTCCCGCTGGTCACCGTGATCACCAGGAAGGCCTACGGCGGCGCCTACGACGTGATGGGCTCCAAGCACCTCGGCGCCGACTTCAACGTGGCCTGGCCGACCGCGCAGATCGCGGTGATGGGCGCGCAGGGCGCGGCCAACATCGTGCACCGCAAGACGCTGGCCGGCGCGGCCGAGGAGGGCGAGGACGTCGAGGCGCTGCGCGAGCGGTTGATCCAGGAGTACGAGGACGCCCTGTGCAACCCCTACGTGGCGGCCGAGCGCGGCTACGTGGACACGGTGATCCCGCCCGCGCACACCCGCGGCTACGTGGCCCGCGCGCTGCGCCTGCTGCGGGACAAGCGCGAGACGGCGCCGCCGAAGAAACACGGCAACATCCCCCTGTGA
- a CDS encoding biotin--[acetyl-CoA-carboxylase] ligase, giving the protein MNQRKAPIDAARLRAELVAPAGPYAALDVVASTGSTNADLLDAVTEDAEDRTVLLAEEQTAGAGRRGRTWHSPAGAGIYCSVLLRPAEVSFARLGSLAVVAGLALIDLSTELGVDAVLKWPNDMLAGPDREKCAGILSEAAASDERAVVLGMGLNVLAAPQPVPPGPGGLAATSLREQGAATTDRTELARLLLLALAERERRWRQAAGDLVRAGLLEDYRARCVTLGQEVKIGAPDGSTLLGIAVDVDAAGQLVLETGDGERRTIFAGDVVHLRQA; this is encoded by the coding sequence ATGAACCAGCGCAAAGCTCCGATCGACGCGGCGCGCCTGCGTGCCGAGCTCGTCGCCCCCGCCGGTCCCTATGCCGCGCTCGACGTGGTGGCCAGCACCGGCTCGACCAACGCGGACCTGCTGGACGCGGTGACCGAGGACGCCGAGGACCGCACCGTGCTGCTCGCCGAGGAGCAGACCGCCGGTGCGGGCCGCCGGGGCCGGACCTGGCACTCGCCCGCGGGTGCCGGGATCTACTGCAGCGTGCTGCTGCGGCCTGCCGAGGTGTCCTTCGCCCGGCTCGGCTCGCTGGCCGTGGTCGCCGGGCTCGCCCTGATCGACCTGAGCACCGAGCTGGGCGTGGACGCGGTGCTGAAGTGGCCGAACGACATGCTGGCCGGTCCGGACCGGGAGAAGTGCGCGGGCATCCTTTCCGAGGCCGCCGCCTCGGACGAGCGCGCGGTGGTGCTCGGCATGGGGCTGAACGTCCTCGCCGCGCCGCAGCCGGTGCCGCCGGGGCCCGGCGGGCTCGCCGCGACCTCGCTGCGCGAGCAGGGCGCCGCCACCACGGATCGCACCGAGCTGGCCAGGCTGTTGCTGCTCGCGCTGGCCGAGCGGGAGCGGCGCTGGCGGCAGGCTGCGGGCGACCTGGTGCGGGCCGGACTGCTCGAGGACTACCGTGCCCGCTGCGTCACCCTCGGCCAGGAGGTCAAGATCGGCGCCCCGGACGGCTCCACGCTGCTGGGCATCGCGGTGGACGTGGACGCGGCCGGTCAGCTCGTGCTGGAGACCGGCGATGGTGAGCGCCGGACGATCTTCGCCGGGGACGTGGTTCACCTGCGCCAGGCCTGA
- a CDS encoding PH domain-containing protein, with translation MAYPDDLLSEAEQVVAHKHPHFKMLLFPLFILVVVLGGGGWLALLARDLEAPWDLVALVAVGAVALLLLVWLVLAPIVRWRTTHFIVTTDRVIAREGVVKRTGIDIPMARINSVRFEHGLVDRIFGCGTLIIESASEEPLKFDDIPGVELVHTQIYRQVNDNPYDDYGAQEYRGRQELSPQDPYGEAPERGR, from the coding sequence GTGGCTTATCCAGATGACCTGCTCAGCGAGGCGGAACAGGTAGTAGCGCACAAGCATCCGCACTTCAAGATGCTGCTCTTTCCGCTGTTCATACTGGTGGTGGTGCTCGGTGGGGGCGGCTGGCTGGCCCTGCTGGCCAGGGACCTCGAAGCCCCGTGGGACCTGGTGGCGCTGGTCGCCGTCGGCGCGGTCGCGCTGCTGCTCCTGGTCTGGCTGGTGCTGGCGCCGATCGTGCGCTGGCGGACGACGCATTTCATCGTCACCACGGACCGGGTGATCGCCAGGGAAGGTGTGGTGAAACGCACCGGCATCGACATCCCGATGGCCCGGATCAACAGCGTGCGGTTCGAGCACGGCCTTGTGGACCGCATCTTCGGCTGCGGCACGCTGATCATCGAGTCCGCCTCGGAGGAACCGCTGAAGTTCGACGACATCCCCGGCGTCGAGCTCGTGCACACGCAGATCTACCGCCAGGTCAACGACAATCCGTATGACGACTACGGCGCCCAGGAGTACCGGGGGCGGCAGGAGCTGAGCCCGCAGGACCCGTACGGCGAGGCGCCGGAACGGGGGCGCTGA
- a CDS encoding hydroxymethylglutaryl-CoA lyase, producing MGAREVGLPERAPAPGGTLPERVTIWEVGPRDGLQNESEIVPVEVKLEFLDRLARVGLPVLEATSFVHPKWVPQLADAEELLAGLHRRDGVRYPVLVPNERGLDRALAAGVAEIAVFASATETFAERNLNSGLDSQFAMFEPVVSRARAEGIAVRGYLSMCFGDPWEGAVPADQVARVGRRLLDLGCAQLSLGDTIGVATPGQVTAVLAALDAAGVGVEALAVHFHDTYGQALANTYAALRHGVSTVDSSAGGLGGCPYAESATGNLATEDLVWMLDGLGIEHGADLDALVATSTWMAERLGRPSPSRVVRALGG from the coding sequence ATGGGCGCACGGGAAGTCGGACTGCCCGAGCGGGCGCCCGCACCGGGCGGGACCTTGCCGGAGCGGGTGACGATCTGGGAGGTCGGCCCGCGGGACGGGCTGCAGAACGAGAGCGAGATCGTCCCGGTCGAGGTGAAGCTGGAGTTCCTTGACCGACTGGCCCGCGTGGGCCTTCCAGTGCTGGAGGCCACCAGTTTCGTGCATCCCAAGTGGGTGCCGCAGCTCGCCGACGCCGAGGAGTTGCTGGCCGGGCTGCACCGGCGGGACGGCGTGCGGTACCCGGTGCTGGTGCCCAACGAGCGCGGCCTGGACCGCGCGCTGGCCGCCGGGGTGGCCGAGATCGCGGTGTTCGCCAGTGCCACCGAGACCTTCGCCGAGCGCAACCTGAACTCGGGGCTGGACAGCCAGTTCGCCATGTTCGAGCCGGTGGTGTCCAGGGCCCGCGCCGAGGGGATCGCGGTGCGCGGCTACCTGTCCATGTGCTTCGGCGACCCGTGGGAGGGCGCGGTGCCCGCCGACCAGGTGGCGCGCGTGGGCAGGCGGCTGCTCGACCTCGGCTGCGCGCAGCTCTCGCTCGGCGACACCATCGGCGTCGCTACCCCCGGCCAGGTGACCGCGGTGCTGGCTGCCCTCGACGCGGCCGGGGTGGGCGTCGAGGCGCTCGCCGTGCACTTCCACGACACCTACGGCCAGGCGCTGGCCAACACCTACGCCGCGCTCCGGCACGGCGTGTCCACTGTGGATTCCTCGGCCGGCGGGCTGGGTGGCTGCCCCTACGCCGAGTCGGCCACCGGCAACCTGGCCACCGAGGACCTGGTGTGGATGCTGGACGGTCTCGGCATCGAACACGGCGCCGACCTGGACGCGCTGGTGGCGACCAGCACCTGGATGGCCGAACGCCTCGGCAGGCCCAGCCCGTCCAGGGTGGTGCGCGCGCTGGGCGGGTGA
- a CDS encoding DUF3558 family protein, giving the protein MIGRTLRTVGFALVGLGLVTACDASNRPNELSMDDVKPCELISEHALQQLQVKAAPEPLSSPGGLDEEGAACRYRPLTHQLVTISKVTNHGIDRWTSGSFNGATFEEVAPIRGFPTIKVGRERERSGPHTGCALYTDVADDRSLKVDVSENHSEDQPVTCDTARQFADAAMKTLVGSG; this is encoded by the coding sequence ATGATCGGTCGTACACTCCGGACCGTCGGCTTTGCGCTGGTAGGACTCGGGTTGGTAACCGCGTGTGACGCGTCCAACCGACCCAACGAACTGTCGATGGACGACGTGAAACCGTGCGAACTCATCTCCGAACACGCTCTCCAGCAGCTCCAGGTCAAGGCCGCACCAGAACCACTATCCAGCCCCGGAGGGCTGGACGAGGAAGGTGCGGCTTGCCGGTATCGTCCCCTTACCCATCAGCTCGTCACCATCAGCAAGGTGACGAATCACGGGATCGACCGGTGGACCAGTGGCTCCTTCAACGGCGCGACGTTCGAAGAGGTCGCTCCAATACGCGGGTTTCCCACGATCAAGGTGGGACGTGAGCGCGAACGTAGCGGCCCGCATACTGGGTGCGCGCTCTATACCGATGTCGCCGACGACCGGTCGTTGAAGGTGGACGTCAGCGAGAACCACTCCGAGGATCAACCGGTCACGTGTGACACCGCGCGCCAGTTCGCCGATGCGGCGATGAAGACGCTCGTCGGCAGCGGCTGA